Below is a window of Rhodoglobus vestalii DNA.
TAACACAGCACCAGCCATTTACACAGCACAAGCTCGGCCCGTGACTCACAAGAATAGGAGGAACCATCATGGCATCGTTCGTCGACCAGGTAACCCTCCATCTCGTGGCAGGACACGGCGGAAACGGCTGTGTCTCAGTCAAGCGTGAAAAGTTTAAGCCGCTTGCCGGTCCCGACGGTGGCAACGGAGGCGACGGCGGTGACATTGTTCTTTTCAGCGACCCCCAGGTCACTACACTTCTGAACTTCCACCGTTCGCCGCACCGCAAGTCGCAGCACGGTCAGCCAGGGCAAGGTGACCACAAAGCCGGTACGGCGGGCTTAGAAATGCTGCTCTCCGTTCCCGTTGGCACGCTCGTCCGTGATCAGGCCGGCGAGATTCTGCTCGATATGGATGAACCCGGCATGCGCTTGGTCGTTGGCCCAGGTGGCCAGGGGGGCCTCGGAAACGCGGCTCTGTCATCCACGAAGCGTAAGGCTCCCGGTTTCGCTCTGCTCGGAACGCCCGGGTTTGAGGGCGACATCTTCCTCGAACTCAAAACGGTGGCCGATGTGGCACTCGTGGGATACCCCTCGGCGGGCAAGTCGAGTTTGATTGCAGCGATGAGTGCAGCAAAGCCGAAGATTGCCGATTACCCGTTCACGACGCTGCATCCAAACTTGGGCGTTGTTGAGTCTGGCGATGTTCGCTACACGATTGCCGACGTTCCCGGTTTGATCGAGGGTGCAAGCGAGGGCAAGGGTCTTGGGCTCGAATTTTTGCGCCACGTCGAGCGGTGTACCGCCCTGTTGCACGTTCTTGACTGCGCAACGCTCGAGCCCGGTCGTGACCCGATCAGCGATCTCGATGTAATTCTCGGCGAACTGGCCGCCTATCCTGTACCTGAGGGTCAGAAGCCATTACTTGAGCGCGAGCAGCTCATCGCGCTGAACAAAATCGATGTCACTGACGGTAGTGAGCTTGCAGATCTCGTGAAGAGCGAGCTTGAAGGGCGCGGCTACCGTGTTTTCGAGGTCTCCGCTGTCTCGCACGCCGGCCTGCGCGAACTCTCGTTTGCGCTAGCGGCTCTGGTGCTCGCCGATCGCGAGGCTCAGAACTCCGAACCTGTCAGTCAACGAATCGTTCTTCGCCCGCGTGCGGTGAACGCGAAGGACTTCGTCGTCAAGGTCGAGGGTGGTACCTACGGAAACGTGTATCGCGTGGTTGGTGACAAGCCTGAGCGTTGGGTTGCACAAACAGACTTCACGAATGAGGAAGCGGTCGGCTATCTGGCAGACCGGTTGGCTCGACTCGGTGTCGAAGACGAGCTATTCAAATCGGGTGCCGTTCCCGGCTCCACGGTAATTATTGGTGCCGGCGGCGGCGTTGTCTTCGACTGGGAGCCCACACTTTCGTCCGCGGCCGAGCTGCTGGTCGCCCCGCGAGGAACCGACCCACGTCTCGACGATAACCCGCGTGAAACCAACCGCAGCCGTCGTCGCAACTATCTTGAGCGCATGGATGCCAAGGCGGCAGCCCGCGCCGAACTCCAGTCGGAGCGCGAAGCCGGCGTCTGGGTAGACGACGAAGGTTTCGCGGTCGAGAAAGATGTTGACTCGGAGAACCGTGACTAGCAAGCCTGCCGTGCGCGCCGACATCCCTCGTGCGGGTCGCATCGTTGTCAAAGTCGGATCGTCCTCGGTCAGCGGTGTTAACGTCGGTCAAATCGGCGCTCTCGTTGATGCGCTTGCCGCAGCCCATGCAACAGGTTCAGAAGTCATTCTGGTGTCGTCGGGTGCGATTGCTACGGGCATCCCATTCTTGAAGCTCGATGGTCGCCCTACCGATCTTGCGACACAGCAAGCCGCAGCGGCAGTGGGCCAAAATGTGCTTATCTACCGCTATCAAGAAAGCTTCGATCGCTACGGGGTCGTCGCGGCTCAGATTTTGCTCACTGCGGGTGACATGGAGAATCCCACTCACCACAGCAATGCCCAACGGGCCATGGAACGGCTGCTTGGCCTGAAGATTTTGCCCATCGTCAATGAAAACGACACGGTGGCAACCCACGAGATCCGGTTTGGTGACAACGACCGCTTGGCCGCTCTCGTCTCGGTTCTTGTGCGGGCAGACATGCTTGTTTTGCTGTCCGATATTGACGCGCTGTATACAAAACCGCCGTCGGAACCGGGCGCGGAACGTATCAACTTCGTCGCGTTCGACGACGACCTCGCCGAAGTCACATTCGGCGATATCGGTATCGCAGGCGTCGGCACCGGGGGTGCGGGAACTAAAGTCGCGGCGGCGAAGCATGCGGCGGCCGCAGGGATACCCGTATTGCTGGCCGAAACCGGTAGCGTGGCGGCTGCATTGGCCGGAGCATCCATCGGCACCTGGTTCGAAGCGGATGCCGCGGCTCTGTAGTGGTCTGTAGCGGTCGATAGGTCTCGGGTCGCGCGGCTACACTCTGGTTATGGTTGATTCCGCAGTAATCGGGCACGCGATAGCCGAGAAACTCACCGCCGCCCGTGCCGCCTCTCGCACACTCTCTACACTCACGACGGTGCAGAAAAACGCCGCTCTCGCTGCGATCGCCCGAGACCTTACGACCAACGCAGAGCAGATCATCGCAGCGAATGAGCTCGACAGCGAGCGGGGCAGAGTCGGCGGCATGGCCGAGGGGCTTCAGGATCGTCTTCGGCTGACGCACGCTCGCATCGAGCAGCTCTCTGAGGCAGTTCGGGAGATCATCGAGCTGCCCGATCCTGTCGGCACTATGGTGCGTGGGGCGGTGCTCCCCAATGGTCTTTCGGTCTCTCAAGTGCGTGTGCCGTTTGGCGTGATCGGTGCCATCTATGAGGCTCGGCCGAACGTGACGATCGATATTGCCGCGCTGGCGCTCAAGAGCGGTAACGCGGTCGTGCTTCGTGGTGGTTCAGCCGCCGAGGAATCCAATCGGGTACTCGTCGAGATCATCCAGGCGGCGCTTCGAAGCGTGGGTGTCGAGCCAACCGCAGTGCAAACAGTGGATGAGTTTGGCCGTGGCGGGGCACAGGCGCTCATGCGGGCGCGAGGTTTCGTTGATGTGCTGATTCCTCGGGGGAGTGCTCAGCTCATCCAAACGGTTGTTGACGAGTCGACCGTTCCGGTCATTGAGACGGGGGCTGGGGTAGTGCACGTGTTCCTTGACGAATCCGCCGATGAGACCACCGCGATCGAGATTGTGCACA
It encodes the following:
- the proB gene encoding glutamate 5-kinase; protein product: MLTRRTVTSKPAVRADIPRAGRIVVKVGSSSVSGVNVGQIGALVDALAAAHATGSEVILVSSGAIATGIPFLKLDGRPTDLATQQAAAAVGQNVLIYRYQESFDRYGVVAAQILLTAGDMENPTHHSNAQRAMERLLGLKILPIVNENDTVATHEIRFGDNDRLAALVSVLVRADMLVLLSDIDALYTKPPSEPGAERINFVAFDDDLAEVTFGDIGIAGVGTGGAGTKVAAAKHAAAAGIPVLLAETGSVAAALAGASIGTWFEADAAAL
- a CDS encoding glutamate-5-semialdehyde dehydrogenase produces the protein MVDSAVIGHAIAEKLTAARAASRTLSTLTTVQKNAALAAIARDLTTNAEQIIAANELDSERGRVGGMAEGLQDRLRLTHARIEQLSEAVREIIELPDPVGTMVRGAVLPNGLSVSQVRVPFGVIGAIYEARPNVTIDIAALALKSGNAVVLRGGSAAEESNRVLVEIIQAALRSVGVEPTAVQTVDEFGRGGAQALMRARGFVDVLIPRGSAQLIQTVVDESTVPVIETGAGVVHVFLDESADETTAIEIVHNAKVQRPSVCNALETLLVHEAAAERLIPGVLTKLAEAGVTIHADERTRELFPECLVAGDDAWGVEHLSLDIAVRVVADLDAAIDHITTYSTKHTESIITNDLANADRFLAEVDSAVVMVNASTRFTDGAEFGFGAEVGISTQKLHARGPMGLPELTSTKWVVRGSGQVRG
- the obgE gene encoding GTPase ObgE codes for the protein MASFVDQVTLHLVAGHGGNGCVSVKREKFKPLAGPDGGNGGDGGDIVLFSDPQVTTLLNFHRSPHRKSQHGQPGQGDHKAGTAGLEMLLSVPVGTLVRDQAGEILLDMDEPGMRLVVGPGGQGGLGNAALSSTKRKAPGFALLGTPGFEGDIFLELKTVADVALVGYPSAGKSSLIAAMSAAKPKIADYPFTTLHPNLGVVESGDVRYTIADVPGLIEGASEGKGLGLEFLRHVERCTALLHVLDCATLEPGRDPISDLDVILGELAAYPVPEGQKPLLEREQLIALNKIDVTDGSELADLVKSELEGRGYRVFEVSAVSHAGLRELSFALAALVLADREAQNSEPVSQRIVLRPRAVNAKDFVVKVEGGTYGNVYRVVGDKPERWVAQTDFTNEEAVGYLADRLARLGVEDELFKSGAVPGSTVIIGAGGGVVFDWEPTLSSAAELLVAPRGTDPRLDDNPRETNRSRRRNYLERMDAKAAARAELQSEREAGVWVDDEGFAVEKDVDSENRD